The Clostridia bacterium genomic sequence AAGATTTCTGATATGAAGAATAAAATATCTGCACTTAAAGAAGATATAGAAAATATACTTATGGAGAGAATTACAGATAAGGAAAATCGTGAAGCCTATGACAATATGATAGCTAAACGAAAGAACGAGATTGAAAACCTTGCAAAGAAGATTGATTCAATAAAAAATCTTGATGAAACTGTCAAAAAAAGAAAGGCAGAAATTAAAAACAGCATAGATATACTAGACGGAATTATCAAGGATGGAGCCATAAGCAATGCGAATTTAAGATTGTTAATCAGCGAAATTATCATCCTCGAACAAGATAACGAGCTATCCATAGTAGTTGCAATGAAAGCACCATTTGGAGAATACTATGGAGAACTGTTTGATGAAGAAGGAAATATAGTCCTTGCACACAGCGGTGACTATAAGAGTATCGCATAAAAGAAAATCGGAACAGAGTATGAAATCTGTTCCGATTTTGGTGCGGATAACAGGACTTGAACCTGCATGAAATCGCTTTCACATGGACCTGAACCATGCGCGTCTGCCAATTCCGCCATATCCGCATATTAAGTTTTAACCTCATAATTTTTACACGGGAGAGGTAACCCAAGGAGGAGCAAAATCGCTTAATCTTCAAATATTAAACGGAAAAATCCGGTTTAATTTATTTAATCACCGAGGTGGCGTTGCCTGAAGCTAGCGCGTCTGCCAATTCCGCCATATCCGCAAATATATAAATTTAGATAGTTAACAAAAGCTTAGATGTGGCGTCTGCCAGCTACTCGCTTCGCTCCTACGCATAACTTCGACTATCCAAAACAAGTTTTGGAGTCTCAGTTAAATTCCGCCATATCCGCATATATTCATGCTGCTTTCTTTCGCAACAAAAACATTATAGCACAACTTTTTCAAAGAATCAAGAGTTTTTTTATTTTTTTTATAAAATTTAAGCGCAAATCCCTTTAAATTAAGAGAAACGAAGCCATAAGGTTAATTTTGAACAAAAAAAGTTAATTTTTCGCATTGATTACCCAAAATAACTATGATACAATAAACAAAAAAAGGAGGGTGACTGCAATGTATAAATTGCCCCAAGGCTACAGCGGAAAGCAAATCGCTTTCTTTGACAGCACTACAGATTATCCGAAATCCCAATTTTTCAAAAAAGAGGGCGTGCACACGGTGAACAGCCCGTTGGGGACATATTTAGAAACAGGAAGCGACCCATTGGGGCGCTTCGGCTACCGATTTCCGTTGCAAAATCCTCATAAACCGCACATGTTGGTGCTTCGGTATCCCGATGACAAACGCCGTCATATGCTGATTAACGACTGCTTTTCTTATGATTTGTCTACAGGCATCATCACGGGCGGAGAATACGAAATCACCAACTCTGTACAAACCCTTTACTACATTTTTTACAGCAGAACCAACGACATGACTTTGACGGTGACAAGTTGGGGCAAAGGTGAGCCTGCGGCAATCTTTGGCTTTGCGATTTACGAACTGGACGGATTGCCTGAAAAAAATGCGTTTGAATCCGAAATGCCTACGAGAAGATTCGGTATTCAGTATGAAGACCCCTGCGGTGCAATGGGCGACCTGGGCGCAACAACCTTTGCTGACTGGAGTGAAAACATCTTAAAATATGTAAGACACACCGGTCAGAACATGCTGGTGTACCCCATAAATTGGTATGCAGGGCCTTTATTTGCATGCAAATCTCAGCCTGCAGGACTCTGGCAATGGCTGACCCTGCCCGACCATTCCCAGTATACCGTAACCACCACAACTCCCGACGATTGGGTATCGCCGTTTTTAGATAAATGCGAAGAGGCGGGCGTTGATTTTGTAGGCGGAATGACTCTTTTAAGACTTGGCAACCTCTTAAAAAATATGAACATCGACTTAGATTCCATCATCGCAGGCGAAGATACTTATAACAACATGCGCTGCGATAACAAGGTTATGACCTCCTGCAATGACTGGACTGTACAGTATAATCCGCTAAACATTGAAAAACAGATTGCAGAGGGCAGAACAAGGTGGGATACCGCCGATTTTGACTATGTCTACGGGGAAAAGAGAGACAGCTTTGGCGGTGCATCCATGTTCAATCCCATCCACCCCGAGGTGCAAAGACAACTGATTGAATATTTCGAAGAAATCGGCGAAAAATACGGCAAAAAGAAAGCGTTTAAAGGTGTCTCGGTCAATATCTGGCACAGTACCTTGCTGTGGTTCAGCTCTTTAGCCCTTGGCTATGACGATTACACCGTAAATCTTTTTGAAAAGGAAACAGGTATAAAAGTGCCTTGCGACCCAAGCGCTCCAACCCGCTTTGAAAAACGTTACACCTATTTAACCCGCAGGAACAGACAACTCTGGATTTCCTGGCGTTGTCGGAAAATTCACGATTTACTTTTAAAGCTTCGGGACGCACTCAGGAAAACCAATCCCGATTTAACCCTTTACATCTGTGCCTGGAACGAGCCGGTCAAAAAAACCATGTTCGGACAGTTTAACGAATCCATGCAGTATCCCGTATTCTTATCCGAAACCGAATTTTTAAAAGAGGGCGGTATAGACCTTTCTCTGTTTGAAAGAGATCAAAACATTTCTTTTTCGATAGAGCAGAATCAGCACCGTGACCGGGGCTGGGACACCCGAGGTGCAACCATGCCTGTCGAAGAAAGTCGCTTTTTCCATGACGCATCCTATATGGATGCCTCCTGGCATGCACCTTTACGGAATTTACAGCAAAGCGGTGCGTTTGTAATGGACAGCTGGAACGAGGTGTGGGGCGAAAACATCTGTATGCACTATGACGAAAAAAAGCCCGGCATCACCGAAGCTATAAAAAAATTACCCTATGAAAACATCCATTATTATGAGCAAACCTTAAAAACGGCAGATGACGGCTACTGGTTTGAGTCTCAGCGCCAGATTACCGCCTGCTATCCGGTGGGCAGAAACTATTTAGAACCCTTTGCCCATGCTTTGGCAGAAACCGATGCACTGTATCTTTTGCGCGGTGGCTTGTATCTGGATAAAGTACATACCGAGCTGATTTCAGAATACACCTCGGTGTTTACCAAGTTGCCCGCGGTGAAATTTAACGACATACCGGGCACAAACGACCCGGTTACGGTACGAAGCCAAAATGTAAACGGCACGTTTTATGCCTACGCCGTAAACCGCGAGCCTTACGAAGTAAACGTAACCTTGAAATTGAAAAAGAATTGTGATATACTGGATTTAAAGGATGGCACGGTGCTTGCACAAAACGGCAACACCATAGCGCTTACTTTAAAACCCTTTGGTTTGTGTGCTGTAACGGCTTTGGGTGAAAACAGCGTGATATCTTATGATGCACCCATTCCCGAAGCGGAATGGAAAAAGGCTGAAGATCTATATCATGCACAGCTTAAAGCTTTCGGAAAACCTTTAGGTGTTGCAGGGCTTGACCAAATTAAGCAGGAAATGCAGGACGCATACCAAAACAGGAAAATTGCAAAGCTTCGTCACATTTTAAAATGCTATGTGTCGGAAAAAGCAAGGGAGAAATTTGATGAAAGAATTTATTCAGAACAATAAAGCACAGATGCTTAAAACCTTAGAAGAACTGTGTCACATTCCCGCACCCTCACACTATGAGCAGCAAAGAGCCGAATACTGCAAAAAATGGTTTGACAGCATCGGTGCGGCAGATGCGTACATGGATGAGGCACAAAATGTTGTGTTTCCGTTAAACTGCGAAAACAGCAACGACATCACCGTGTTTGTGGCACATACCGACACGGTTTTCCCCGATACCGAGCCAATGCCCTATACCGATGACGGTGAAAAAATCCATTGTCCCGGTGCGGCAGACGATACCGCAAGCGTGGCGGTGCTTCTGTATATGGCAAAGTATTTTGTCGAAAATAAAATTACCCCGAAGGAGGGCATTTTGTTTGTGTGCAATTCCTGCGAAGAGGGACTGGGTAATTTAAAAGGCACACGTCGAATTTTTGAGGATTTTAAAGGCAGAATCAAACAGTTTATTTCCTTTGACTGTCAGCTCAATGCGGTAAACGATGTGTGCGTCGGCTCGCATCGCTATGAAGTGGAAGTGAAAACCGAGGGCGGTCATTCCTTTGGCGCTTTCGGCAACCGCAACGCGATAGCAGAGTTAAGTAAAATCGTAAGTGAAATCTATAAGATAGAAGTGCCCCAAAAGCCCGGTACAAAAACTACCTATAACGTGGGCAGTATTTCGGGCGGCACCTCGGTAAACACCATCGCCCAGAGCGCAAAAATGCTTTGCGAATACCGCTCGGACGATTTTGAAAGCATGAACTGCATGCAAAAGAAGTTTGAAGCCATTTTTGAAAACGCCCGTTCCAATGAAGTGGACGTGCAGGTCAAAAAGATAGGGGACAGACCCTGCGGAAATACAGAACAAAGCAAAATAGACGACTTAAAAGAAGTGGCGATTCCCATTATTGAGGCGGTTATCGGTGAAAAGGTGATTTGTAAAAGCTCCTCTACCGACTGCAATATTCCGCTGTCACTGGGCATTCCTGCCCTTTGTGTGGGGGTAAACCGCTATGCAGGCATGCACACCCGTGAAGAATGGGTAGAAAAAGAATCCCTTATCCCGGGACTTGAAATCGCAATCCGCTTAGGGCTTGCGTTAACGGAGGAAAAATGAAGGTTATTGCACATATCAAAACCGATTTTAAAACCAAATTCGGATTGCCTCGGCAAAGCGGTTTAATTGATGCGGTAAAAGGAGAAATTATATTCGAACCGGAATACCGAAATGCGGATGCGTTCCGTGGCTTAGAAGAATTTTCGCATATCTGGCTTATCTGGCAATTTTCCGAGGCGGTGCGGGATACCTGGTCACCAACCGTCCGTCCGCCAAAGCTTGGGGGCAATACCCGTATGGGTGTATTTGCCACCCGTTCGCCCTTCCGCCCCAATCCCATCGGACTGTCTGCAGTTAAGCTTGAAAAAATTGAATTCACCAAAGAATACGGTCCTGTGCTGACCGTTTCGGGCTGTGATTTGGAGGATGGCACGCCTATCTATGATATCAAGCCCTATCTGGCGTATGCGGACAGTCGCCCTGATGCTAAAGGCGGTTTTACCGATACTTTAAATTTAAAACCCTTGCAGGTGAATTTTGCGGAACACACGGATGCGTTGTTAAACAAAACGCAAAAAGAAACCCTTGTAAGTGTTCTGGAACAAGACCCGAGACCCTCTTATCAGGAAGACCCCAATCGGGTATACGGCTTTTTGTTTGCCGACTTAGAAGTGTTTTTCAAAGTCGACCAAGACCTTGTTACCGTTACTGAAATTAAAAAAAAAGTGCTGAATTCGTAAAGAATTCAGCACTTTTTTTTACAGTATAACATAAAAGAA encodes the following:
- the tsaA gene encoding tRNA (N6-threonylcarbamoyladenosine(37)-N6)-methyltransferase TrmO, producing the protein MKVIAHIKTDFKTKFGLPRQSGLIDAVKGEIIFEPEYRNADAFRGLEEFSHIWLIWQFSEAVRDTWSPTVRPPKLGGNTRMGVFATRSPFRPNPIGLSAVKLEKIEFTKEYGPVLTVSGCDLEDGTPIYDIKPYLAYADSRPDAKGGFTDTLNLKPLQVNFAEHTDALLNKTQKETLVSVLEQDPRPSYQEDPNRVYGFLFADLEVFFKVDQDLVTVTEIKKKVLNS
- a CDS encoding M20/M25/M40 family metallo-hydrolase, whose protein sequence is MKEFIQNNKAQMLKTLEELCHIPAPSHYEQQRAEYCKKWFDSIGAADAYMDEAQNVVFPLNCENSNDITVFVAHTDTVFPDTEPMPYTDDGEKIHCPGAADDTASVAVLLYMAKYFVENKITPKEGILFVCNSCEEGLGNLKGTRRIFEDFKGRIKQFISFDCQLNAVNDVCVGSHRYEVEVKTEGGHSFGAFGNRNAIAELSKIVSEIYKIEVPQKPGTKTTYNVGSISGGTSVNTIAQSAKMLCEYRSDDFESMNCMQKKFEAIFENARSNEVDVQVKKIGDRPCGNTEQSKIDDLKEVAIPIIEAVIGEKVICKSSSTDCNIPLSLGIPALCVGVNRYAGMHTREEWVEKESLIPGLEIAIRLGLALTEEK